The region AATAGTAATCTGTGAAAAAGTAAATATTTGAAATTTAGTTACTGCAAGGTGTGTCTTTATAAGTTTACGCTTTCACGTTAACATTCCTTCACTTGAAAAGCTATAAAAAATATTCTTAGTAATTATCAAGTGGTCTATTAAGGTAATATCAAGTAAATCAGAACATTTTTTAATTTTCTTTGTTAAACTAATATCAGCATCACTTGGTTTTGTGTTACCTGATGGGTGATTATGGGAAATGATGATACCACAAGCATTGCACTTGAGAGCTACTGCAAATAGTAATCTTACATCTACTACAGTTCCTGTAATACCGCCTTTGGACAAAGAATATATACCTAGAGCCTCATTGGCTCTATTAAGTAAAATGACTTTAAACTCTTCCTGAAGTTCCAGTGTACCTAGATCCCAAGATTGTAATAAGAACTCGTAAGCTGTTTGCACAGAATTAATCTTCTCCTTATGCGTATTTTGTGTAGAATAGTAAACCTGTATCTCTGCTAATTCATTTGCTGTGTTGGTTGTTGCCATAATTGGAAGTATTTATAAAATTTGAAAATAAATTAAATACCCTCTATACATTTTAACCATCCAGGTTTACACGAATAGAGGGTATTTTAAATGAAATTAATGTTGCAATTGTCCATTGCTTGAAAAAGAGTTTTCGTCTTGACTGTCTTTCATAACATCATTAAAAGACAA is a window of Flavobacterium acetivorans DNA encoding:
- a CDS encoding JAB domain-containing protein — encoded protein: MATTNTANELAEIQVYYSTQNTHKEKINSVQTAYEFLLQSWDLGTLELQEEFKVILLNRANEALGIYSLSKGGITGTVVDVRLLFAVALKCNACGIIISHNHPSGNTKPSDADISLTKKIKKCSDLLDITLIDHLIITKNIFYSFSSEGMLT